A portion of the Sus scrofa isolate TJ Tabasco breed Duroc chromosome 5, Sscrofa11.1, whole genome shotgun sequence genome contains these proteins:
- the MYF6 gene encoding myogenic factor 6 — MMMDLFETGSYFFYLDGENVTLQPLEVAEGSPLYPGSDGTLSPCQDQMPPEAGSDSSGEEHVLAPPGLQPPHCPGQCLIWACKTCKRKSAPTDRRKAATLRERRRLKKINEAFEALKRRTVANPNQRLPKVEILRSAINYIERLQDLLHRLDQQDKMQELGVDPFSYRPKQENLEGADFLRTCSSQWPSVSDHSRGLVMTAKEGGTNIDSSASSSLRCLSSIVDSISSEEHTLPCVEEVGEK; from the exons ATGATGATGGACCTTTTTGAAACTGGCTCCTATTTCTTCTATTTGGACGGGGAAAATGTTACCCTGCAGCCCCTAGAAGTGGCAGAAGGCTCTCCTTTGTATCCAGGGAGTGATGGTACCCTGTCCCCCTGCCAGGACCAAATGCCCCCGGAAGCTGGGAGCGACAGCAGTGGAGAGGAACATGTCCTGGCGCCCCCAGGCCTGCAGCCTCCCCACTGCCCCGGCCAATGTCTGATCTGGGCTTGCAAGACCTGCAAGAGAAAATCTGCCCCAACCGACCGCAGGAAGGCCGCCACTCTGCGCGAGAGGAGGAGGCTGAAGAAAATCAACGAGGCCTTCGAGGCACTGAAGCGGCGGACTGTGGCCAACCCCAACCAAAGGCTGCCCAAGGTGGAGATCCTGCGGAGCGCCATCAACTACATCGAGAGGTTGCAGGACCTGCTGCACCGGCTGGATCAGCAGGACAAAATGCAGGAGCTAGGCGTGGACCCCTTCAGCTACAGACCCAAGCAAGAGAAT ctTGAGGGTGCGGATTTCCTGCGCACCTGCAGCTCCCAGTGGCCAAGTGTTTCGGATCATTCCAGGGGGCTCGTGATGACTGCCAAGGAAG GAGGGACAAACATTGATTCGTCAGCCTCGAGCAGCCTTCGGTGCCTTTCTTCCATCGTGGACAGCATTTCCTCGGAGGAACACACGCTCCCCTGCGTCGAGGAAGTGGGGGAGAAATAA